Proteins co-encoded in one Candidatus Zixiibacteriota bacterium genomic window:
- a CDS encoding NAD(+)/NADH kinase — MKFGLIANLKRAGADEAVRLFVQWAETNGHQSILSEDLAPVATSHKSFSPAKEIASQVDVLVSMGGDGTLISSARAVGTAETPLLGINLGSLGFLTQQRGDQLVSALQRIVSGNYRIEERMLLKVDTNGSSKKLSEPYALNDVVINHGPVSRVITINLKANDQEVVTFTGDGMIIATPTGSTAYSLAVGGPIVYPTMDAMIAAPISPFALTMRPIIFPATERLTLRMVSEGRTASLTLDGQIMSPITDSDVITITLADFKSRFISFPENSFYSVLRRKLNLGVLPQGDGV; from the coding sequence ATGAAATTTGGACTTATTGCCAATCTTAAACGCGCCGGAGCTGATGAGGCTGTTCGGCTCTTTGTCCAATGGGCAGAGACGAACGGGCATCAGTCAATTCTCAGCGAAGACCTTGCGCCAGTCGCAACATCCCATAAATCTTTTTCTCCTGCGAAAGAAATCGCATCCCAAGTCGATGTGCTTGTCTCCATGGGAGGCGACGGCACGCTCATTTCCTCTGCCAGAGCGGTGGGTACAGCCGAAACTCCTTTGCTGGGGATAAACCTTGGTTCACTGGGTTTTCTCACTCAACAGCGGGGCGACCAGCTTGTATCCGCCCTCCAAAGAATAGTCTCCGGTAATTATCGTATCGAAGAGCGCATGTTATTGAAAGTGGATACGAATGGAAGCTCAAAGAAACTTTCTGAGCCATATGCGCTCAACGATGTTGTCATCAACCACGGGCCCGTGAGCCGAGTAATTACCATAAATCTGAAGGCCAATGATCAGGAAGTCGTCACATTTACTGGCGACGGTATGATAATCGCGACCCCGACCGGCTCGACTGCCTATTCTTTAGCGGTCGGCGGCCCGATTGTCTATCCGACAATGGATGCCATGATCGCCGCCCCAATTTCTCCTTTCGCCTTGACCATGCGGCCGATAATTTTCCCCGCTACGGAGAGGCTGACACTGAGGATGGTTTCCGAAGGAAGAACGGCCTCGCTTACTCTCGATGGCCAGATTATGTCTCCGATAACAGACAGCGATGTTATAACCATCACTCTGGCCGATTTCAAATCCCGATTTATCAGCTTTCCCGAAAATTCATTTTATTCCGTACTCAGAAGAAAGCTCAATCTTGGCGTCCTTCCGCAAGGTGATGGCGT